The genomic stretch TTCTGAGGCTACAGACCCTGCCATCGCCACCCAGACTTATTTTACTGTTTATAATGCTCTGTTTGTCCCTTGAAATGCATGACTTCAGGATCAAAGTGACATCCATAGCCTGAATTAAAGCAATGGTAGCCTGGGAGAATCAGTTCCCCTCGTCTGAGATCTGTCCATCCCTGATAGAGATTTCTCTTGCTCAGTTATTTGCAACCCTTTAAAATCTGTGTACGCTAAACATTTTCTAATGGACATGTCAATCCTGTGCAGTGAATTTAAGCCCATTGACAATAGATTTGCTTTGCTCAGTTTGCTTCTTCAAATGCATTAAAAGCAGTGCATCGATTGTCGCAGATTCACGTTTGTAGCTTGGAAACCAATGATCTAAACTTAACTCTGCACTGAGGAGTATGTGTGTGAAGGATTTATGTCAGTGAAGAACTAAGTGGGCACTTGTGAGTGGAAGAGAAAGATAAAATCTTCTGCTCTTTCAGAGAGGAAATGGTGTAAAATCTTTCAGATCGCTTAAACATCCCTGTGAAATGAGAGCTTATTCTTCCTGAAGTAGCTGATGCTTGAAACTGGGCTGGGTGGGAACAATTAACTTACTAAGTGCAGCCACCGAGAGCAGCAGGTAACGCGTGTTAACCGGCAAAAAGGAGATTCCTCTGCAATGACCCCCGTTTGTATCCACCCCCCCCAAACCACGCTGCGCTCAGCCTGATGCTCCTCTTATTTTAACCGCTGTAAATCAGGGCAAGCTTTCGAAACCTGCCTTCGTCACGCCCCAGCCGgtgggaaaataaaggaaaataaaaataataataaaaaaaccccaaagaggGCTGAGGAACAAAgagccccccgctccccgccgcagcAGCCGGCACGGTgccccccgggccgcggcgctgcccgggctctcgcccgcccgcggccgcagcgcggggcagcgcctcggcggcccccggcgcgccgCTGCGAAGCTGCGCGCTGCAGCATGcacagccccgccgccgcgccgcgcttcCTCTCCGAGTGGGCTGCGGGTGGTGGTTTCTCGTCTTTTTTTTttcgcgtgtgtgtgtgttgcttttttttttccaccaacttCCTTCCTGCTCCAACTGCCAAAGCTCAACGCTGAGAGCCGAGAGAGGAGAAGGACCCCGGACGCCGCTCAGCCGGTGAGTACGAACCCGGCCGAGGAAAGGaagggggggacgcgggggggagAGGAGCAGGCTCTGCCCCGGCGCTGCCAAACTTCGCGGCTTTGTTCCCGGCGCGGGGCTCCATCCCCGGCCttgccccggcggcgcccggcctgCGCCCCACGGGAGGCTGCGGCGTGGGGGGCAGGACGGCTGTGCCCCCGGGGTGGCGGGGAGCTGTGGCCCGAGGTGCCCCCGGCTCCCTGCGCGGTGACGGGCCGGGCTCCGGCTCGCTTGCTGCCCTCGcaccccggggcgggggggggtggcaTTGGGACGCCGGTGGGGCCCTAGGGCCAGGGCCTTGCACCTCTAGCGCAGAAAATTGCATCCTCCCTGGCAGACCCGGAGATAAGCCCTAGGtttgggggtggttttggggagCGAATGTGATGCATAAAGGAAGCGTGAATGCGCTGGTGTCTCCATCTCTGTCCCCAGGGGGGAATGGTGAAGGCACAGGGGGCTGAAGAGATGCCTACCCCCCCTTCCCGGtctccccagccctcccacgCTGCAGGTGTGGGACAGCTGCCGACCCCCCCTGCGCAGCTAACATCCTGCAGCGGGGATGTTTCCTCCCTTGGCCTCGTGAAACCATCTCTCCCTGGCAGAGGGTCCCAAAACTCTGCCTTTGTCCCTCTCCTTGTGGCTTTGTGAAAGCCCCCAGGCCTCGGAGGTGCTGGCGATGCATGACTGCGGGTAGGGCTGCGGGAAGGCAAGGAAAATGCAGCCAGGCAGGGCACAGATCAGCCCCGTCTCTCTTTGCGCAAAGCATTTATAGGgttaattttctcatttttaatcaGGCTCTTGGCCTGAGCCCCTGGGGGCTTTTCTTGCCAGCCTGGCCCTTGGCCTAAGCCCTGACACAGGAGCCTGGGGACCCTGACAGGCGCTCATGCACTTACCCTGGAGAGGCTTGGGTGCCTGAACCCAGTAGCGTGTTTCTCTTTGAAGGGGGGACCAGTCCCAGGGCTGGAGCAAGCAGATTTGGCGTCCAGGGCTCGTGCCCACCTTTAGCTTTCCCCTTGAACAGCTTGctccctctccctggctcttCGTGCTCTTCCCCCTCCACCTCTGGTGCTTTTCCCCAGCCTTGGGATGCTGCTGTGCATGAGAGGGGCAGAGGCGGCTGAGGCGTGAGCTTCCTGCTGGCCACCTCCTTGCCTGGGAATTTGGCAGGGATGAGGCCTCAGTTTGGGAGAAACCCTGGAACAGGGTCTGATTGAGGCTGTCCCGCAGCCACGTGTGGGAGCAGAGACTGGTTGGTGCTATccctcaggagctgctggtgcagcaggctgcccgTCCAGGTTTTCAGAGCCCTAAAAGCATCCCCCCCTCAAGTTAGCCATCCACACAGGCTGGCAGGGAAAGTCTGCGGCATGTATGAGGGGAGGGGACAGTCTGAGAGGTGGGGAGCAATCAGCCAGTCCAGCCCTTtactctttgccttttcttggcGTGGGACTGCAGAGATCTctgtctcctcctgtgtctcTCCCTCGGCTGCGATAAGCCATCAAACCTCAATGGAGGACGGAGGGCAGatgagcagctctgctctgtggtTCTAGTGGTGGCAGATGCAGCCTGGTATGGCGAGGAAGTTTGGGAGAGTGGAGATGACTCAGATCTGCAGCTGGAGCCAAAATGGAAGGCAAGACCTGAtgggggctgctgcagctcaTCGCACCCCATGCCTCGTGTGGGACAGCTCTGGGGGATCAGGGGCTTTGCAAGGTGGCTGTGCTGAGGCTGCAGAGCAGTGGGGCATGGCGCGTGAGCAGTCATTTCTTTCATGAGGGAGCTTCTGGTTTCCTTCCTCATGAGGGTGAGCTCAGGTGCCTTTCTCCTGGTATGTAAGTGTCCTTTGTGCTCCCAGAGCCAGGGCTGGGTATTACTTAGCCCGGGGCAGTTGCCTGCTGGGAGGTACCTTCCTTCCTGTCCGTCTGAGTTGGGATTCCCCCTCAGCTGCCCTTCCTGCACTGGTTCCTGACTCATTGCAAAATGGCATTGCAATGGAGTCTTGCATCAGAGCCATTGTCCGTTAGCGTGCCCGGCTGAGGCTGCTTGCTCTTGCGCTGTTTGGTCCTTCTCTGTCCCCCTGTAACTTGCTAAGTACCTTTGCCAACACACCCCTCCTTGAGTTTTCTCCGCTGGTCTCACCGCACTGGGATTGCAATTGGAGGTCTGTGTATTACTCATTGCTGCCTGATTCCGCTTGCTGATTCACCCTGGGCTGTAGCatgtttttttatttcctttctgttttaatGAATGGGAAAGCTATCCCAGTAGCTCCCAACTTAACTTTTGGGAGCAGGGGCAAATACTAGGGCTGTAGCTGTGGAGAGGGATAAAGGGCTGCTGTGGAGAGGGATAAAGGGCTTTATGAAGGAACTGTAAATAACCAGGGACTGTGAGAAAGAGAGATCAGCGTAGCTCAACCCGATCACCTTGCAGCCATACAGAAAAGAATGCCTTGGCCGTCTGCATCATCCACCGCTGCACCAGAGCACTGctcatttttttaacctttctctgAAGAATCAGAAAGTAGCCAAGAGCATGGGGCTGGCTCCATGGGGCCAGCGGCTGAGCGAGGGGTACCTGACAGTCCTGCCTCAGCTCCCCTTCCTTTGCGCCTTCCTTCGTCTCCTGCTTTCCTCTCTCACGCGCTCTGCTGGCTGCACACCCGTTGATCTCTCCCCGCTCTGACTCCCATTTGGGACGCCACCCAAGCGGCCTCACTGTCCTCCTGCCTTTAGCGGCCCGTGTCGCAGCGATGCTGATGGCGCAAACGCGGGCTCCAGCCTGACTTCCTTTCCTTTCCGAGAAGCCTCGCTGACGAAGCGCAGGTATGCAGAGCCACTCTGCAGCTGGGCTAGATGCTGTTGCAGGCACCCGCCTCGtgcttccttcctcagcaggaaGGAGACCTGGCTGGTAGTGGAGCGAACTGTCCCTAGGAGTGAACACCAGGAATGCCAGCAGATAGACTGGAACGGGTTTGTTTTCTTGAGGGCTTTCATTAGCTTGCTCACATAACGGGATTGCTCTCAGATATTTGATTTCTTTGTGAAACCCTGTTTGAGTGGGGCTTATAACCCCATTATGAGAGGGCGAATGAAACCTCCAGCCTTCGTTATATTCATGTCTCTCCATGCCCTGGTGTTTGGCTGTGGCTCTTTGTGCCAGATAGCTGGCGAATGCTGAAGCCTTGTACGGTGGCTTGTAATTACAAGGTTGCTGGCCAGCAATCATGCAGCACAGAGTGGCTGTAAATCACTCTGGTTTCAGGCTCAGCTCCGGCAGCCTCCTCCCTGGGAGGGAGGAATGGTGTGGGTCTGCGTGTGCGCATCGTGCCTGCAGGGAGACGAGCGGGGGCAGGAGAGGGATTGTATTGAAGCCAGAGTATCGGCACGGCAGTGTCAGCATTGCAGATGATCTCTGCCGCCATTTGCCTGTGACGATACCGCTGAATTTGGCAGTGGGGCCAGGTGGCTGCCCAACAGCCTGGGGGACTGAGCTGCATTGTGCCCAGAACAAGTGCCCCCGGGGACGCTACCTCCCTGCAGAGCAATCCCATCGACCACCCCCCTCCTCTGTTACCTAGATCAAGTGACCATGACTGAGAAGACCCAAGAACCTCATGtggaggaagatgatgatgaactGGATGGGAAACTCAACTACAAACCTCCTCCCCAGAAAACGCTTCAGGAGCTGCAGGAGTTGGACAAGGACGACGAAAGCCTTGCTAAGTACAAGAAGTCCCTGCTGGGAGATGGGCCTGTAGTGGCAGGTAAGCTGGAGTGCCCTGATGCGAAGGGATTGGGGTGATGCATAACAACAGTGTGTTGTGGGCAGGGGGTGAGATAGCCCCAGACAAGAGGGAGCTTGTTTGGCCAGGCATGTGCACTGCTTCTGCTGGAAAGGGATGGGGATGGACTGGGGATGGAGAGGTAGAGAGATGTGCAGAAAGGAGGCAGGAAGGATGCCTTGACCATTAGGTGTAAGGTAGTAGGGAGTGTTAGCACAGGGTAGGGACCTGTGGTGGGAGGTGTGTTGGCCTTGGGGGGCTCCTGAGGGGTGAGAAACACGAGGGGACCAGTATACGTTTAAAGGGGACCTTGCTGCTCAGAAGGATCTTAAGAAGGGAGTCTCCTATAGAGGAAAGGTCTCTAGGTATTGGTGGCTGGAGGGATCCCTGCTGAGGAACTGGTGCAGATGCGTGGGCCCTGTTGTGTAAGTGCAATGTCTGTGTGGGAAGGCAACTGCGTTTCTTtagtttcctctccctccccccacatTTAATTTTGCAAGCTTACAGCTTCCCCCTAACTTTCCTACCCTACAGACCCAACAGCTCCCAATGTGGTGGTCACCCGACTCACCCTGGTATGTGACTCTGCTCCAGGACCAATCACTATGGACCTTACAGGTAGGTACAGACTGTCCTTGGGCACACAGGGGAATAAGCAAAGGCCCTGGCATGCTTCAAATTGAAAAGGAGTTTGTCCTGGGGATGCTACAGCAGGTTTTAGAGGAACCCTGAGGACGTCCTAGCCTTGTTGCTTATTTAACGTACACATTTATGAAAAAGACAAGGAGATATAACAGAGGAAAGTGTAAGggtctttttcttcatttagcaTGCTCTAGGAGCTCCTGGGTTTCTCTTGCCTTCCGCTTTTATTTCCATTCAGTTAGGCCTCACCAGTACAAGGCATGTGCATTCATTAGGGTAGCAGACTGTTTTGAAACTTCAGAATCAAGCAGTACTGTAGTTCCGGCTCCCGGGGACATGGGGAGAGATTCAGGCTTCACCTTATATGGgcttttcagcagtgagaggaagctGGGCCTGGAGTAGCAGAGAGGTTTCCTGTTCAACTGAAACCATGCAGAGCCCTGCTGAGCCTGGGCAGCCTCGCGCACTAGGCAGGAGCTGTGAAATGCGCCCGGCTCCTATCAGCTGCTCACCCGAGCCTGGCGCTGGGCATGGGTGAAACATATTATACACTCCTGTGAATACCTAACCGTGAGTCTGCACATAAATGTCATCATGTGTATGTGCTGACACCTGTATTTATTCGTGCATTATCTACGCAGATGTGGGCACAGGCACATGCATATACGCAGGTCCAGGCATTTCTGTGCATGTATgatcacagtgcaaatgcttGTACAGAcctttgcacattttttttgcAGGCATGCAGTCTTTCAAAGGGATGCTCACCTCCCACACcaatcccatccccatcccagcccccTGCATGTGGTCTCTTCTCACCTCTAGCTAATGGCCTGAACCTCTCCTTACAGGTGACCTTGAAGCACTCAAGAAAGAGACCTTTGTATTAAAGGAAGGAGTTGAATACAGAGTTAAGATCCACTTCAAAGTGAGTTGCTTTCCTTCCGGTTGCTTCTCATCGGTTACTGAAGCCCATCACCAGCAGTCTATCAGATAATTAGAGTTGGCAGCATGCCTGCCAGAAAGCCTGGCCCAAGGAGAGCACCCCTAGCTTTAGGTGTCATTCTACTCAATAAGGGACAAGCCTTTCCAGGGGATTGCTGTTGTTTGCTCACTTTTTGGAACAAGTTACTTCCAATCCACCCATGATGGTGAACAGTAGGTTGTTTTGGAGCTGAGTTTGGCTTGAATTTTTAGCCATCAGAAAATCTTTAATCCACACATAATGGGAATGTAAGGGAAGGAGAAGATTCCTTTCTATGAAGTACTTTTATAACTTATTCAGTCTTGAAGTATTTTTATAACTTATTCAGTCTGCATTGCTGGGTTTGATGAATGCATTGATGAAGTATTGTAGCTTTTGGCTGAAGATACCTGAGATCTTCTGTGTCCTGATACACCCAAACAGGCTCATTTTCCCCTCTCCCAATCAGCATGTCAGCCATCTCGCCTGTTTCCAATTGGAAATGAAACATGGTCACAACGCAATGTGGCATCCAGCACTCAAGTGATTATCTTCACAAATGTTTGTTGCAAACAAAGCTGGATTTGGCAGAGAAAGTAAAATGGGAAGGAGGATAGGTCTCccgaaaaagagagggaaagtgttAATACGTGGGTTCTGTGGGAAAGATTTCCCTCCTCTGAGGCTTGTTCACTGTCCTGGAGATAACTTTGTCCCCAGGGACACCTCCAGCCCTCCTTTGTGCTATGAAACATTTCCATGCGTATCTCAGCCTTGTTGACAGAAGACGCCTAGAGCCAGACAAGTTATTCTAACTTCCTCCCTCAGTCTCAGAGCTGGAAAGGGTTGGCACCATGTAGGTTGTCTCCTGGGATGGAAAAGGATCTGCCCATCTTGTTTCCAGCTTGAATCACGCTGCAGGGAGGCAGGGTGTGCTGGGTGGGGACAGCAAGGGATATATCTAAGCTATCCTTGGGAGACTTGAGGAAAGATTATGGACAAAAACTATGTCCCTCcgtgttttgaaaaaaatcttgtcaGCTCCCCATTGATCTtagagggcagcagggagagttCAGCTGATCTCGTCCAACTCTTTGTGCTAAAGGGATGACGCTGGTCACCATTTCCAGTTTTCAACATGGAAAGTACTGTCTTGGAACTCCCTGCTTCACTTTGGTTTGCCCTTGTCAGCCCGTCCTGGGAAGCTGATTGATGTGCCCCAGTCAACCGCAGAGTTAGAGGAAAAATGAGGAAGGGTGGGAGATGTCCTCAGACACACAGACGGTGCCATAGATCTGTGGGAGACTGTGGAGGAATAACATCAGGGCTCCCCTCAGCAGTACATGTCCTGTGCTGGGCCCTTGGGAGCAGTGGTGTAGGTAGCCAAGATGGGCATGTctccaaggagagaaaaaaagcagatactGAACCAAAACTGCCGCCGTGACACTTATTCCTGGTGACTTCTTGCAGGTAAACAGAGACATTGTCTCAGGATTGAAATACGTGCAGCACACCTACCGGACAGGGGTGAAGGGTGAGTAAGAGACTTTCCCGCCCCACACACCAATGCTCCAACCCCCCCAAGTCCCCTCTGTTCAGAACAGAAGTGTTCCCTGCAGCTTTGGGCCGGGACAGAGCCCCCCTTGGCCCAGTCGGCCTCTCCGCTGCCACGTAGGAGACTTCCCAAAAGAGTGCATTAGCCTGAACTCCGCATCACCCAGGCCAACTGcttcctgtgtgtgtgtgaactccCTGCAAGCCAGCTCTGGTATCTGTATGCTACACCACAGTCTGCAGCAGAGATGTCCCCAGAGACACTGTTTAGACAGTGCTTGTCACAGAGATTTCCTCTCTGTACAGAGCTGTCCGCTCCCACCCTCTGCCGTACAGATTGTCTTGCCCCTTATAGGGTGCACAGCCCTTGCAGAGGTTATCTCCCCCTAAAGGTCTTCCAGATGCACGTGGTAAAATGCAGAGCCGCTCTACGAAGCTTTGCACTGTCTGCAGGACCCTGTTTTTGCCCATAGCCTCTTTTGTTTGTACAGTGCTGCCCTGCCTAGGCTAGGCAGAGGAAAGCCCCATTTCACACACGTATCTTACATTCACATCTCTGCATACAGCCACCTCTAAGGCTCCGGCATCCCGTTCAGTGCAGATGCATTGTCTTCTCACCAAAAGAGAAGTAGCAAGGGATCAAGAGAGATCTCTAGCAATAAGCTGTGTATACCCACTCCCTTCCAGCGgcatgtacatgagagagggtaGAGACTGAATTGCCTGCCCATCTGTCCATCTGCCTGTCCATCCTTCTATCTATTCAGCAGTTCCTGTACTTCACTTCATCCAATTTATCATGTCCTATGCTGATTCTGTCCCCTTTGCTGACCTCTGTCCCTTTCTCTCTGCACTGCTTCCTTTCTATCTGTGATCTGTGCTCATGCTCTTGGCCTCTTCTTCCCTTGTTTATTCCCCACCTGAGGGGCTTGTCCCTTGTGGATTGTTTTCTTCTAGTGGATAAAGCCACATTCATGGTTGGCAGCTATGGGCCGCGGCCAGAGGAGTACGAGTTCCTGACGCCGACTGAAGAGGCCCCAAAGGGTATGCTGGCCCGAGGCACCTACCACAACAAGTCCTTTTTCACGGATGACGACAAGCATGACCATCTCACCTGGGAGTGGAACCTGTCCATCAAGAAGGAATGGACGGAATGAGTTCACCCAGTTTGCCTTCCCCCTTCCCATCCCCCTGCCTCCTGCACAAGGCTCCAGGCAGGTCATGTCCGCCACGCTGCTCCCACTCCTGCCACCGCGGCCGGCCGCAGCCCTCACAGCCCTTCCTGCAGGCGCAGGGGGCTCTGTGCCAGCCTTGGTCTGTGCACAGGCCTTGCACATGgcctttgctgcttcttccagtaCACTGAAAATAACTCACCCGTTCTCACCACTGCTCCATCATGACACATAATGGGTTAAATTGGGAAGCATCTCCCTCTCCTGTTCCCAGTACTTTCTCCTGCTGCCTCCATGTCCCCTTCTACACCAACTCCGGTCCCAGAAGTGCCTTTTCTAGGAAACAAGGTCACCTCGCCAGCTCCTTGATTCTCCTGGCAGGCCGGACTGGTCCCTGGAAAATCCCTATCTGAGTTACACTTGCCATGTGCTCTGACTCATCGTAAATGGCTGCTTACCTCCTGTGATAGTCTCCTGGTCTGTATGTGGTGTCCTACCTGTTGAAATCCATCCTTGTGCAGGCAAAAACAGTCAGGGGGATGCAGCTAGATGCTGTAACAAGACTTCAGTTTCCCAAGAATAAAaccagtttctttcttcttttctgcatgAGTGTCTTATTCTTCCCTGAAGTAGATCTCCTGATGCTGTCCTTCAGAGTTTTGCAATGAGGTTTATATGAAGAATGTGTTATAGGTAGGTGTAAGAGTGTGTTTCTGAAGGGAGATAACCGCTACTTCAAAACATCAGCCAAACTCTAATGCATAGGGAGCCAGGAGACATTTTTCCCCTGTAAGGAAATTATTTCAGAGCTGCTTTCTTTGCAGGTTTCATGAACCCTCCTTTGAAGCCCAAAGTCTTGGCCATGATTGGGCAGACTTCTGGACTAGACAGCCCTCACCTCTCATGCAGGGTGGCAACCGAATGAGCCCAGGGAGCTATAACATGGCCTTCTCATGTTTAATATTTACCATGGCAGCTGCTCCCCCTTGGCCAGAGCAAATGCAGGAGCTGCCTGTGCCACTGGCTGTCCCACTGGCTGAGTGCAAGGCAGAATGACGCTTTGTGGGAGAGCGCTTAGGAAAGTGCAATGGCCTCCCTCTACAAGCAAGGCTATTAGCAATTTATGGTGCCTGGTTGCGTGGGTGCGGGAAGAGCTGTGCTGAGTAGCTGAAGTTTCCGACACTGTGAGTGAGGAGGACATGGTGATGGGCAGTGTCTGTGAGAACCCAGCTGGTGGTGGGGCTCTCTCCAAGGCTGATATCTCCACAGCAGGGAGGCACCAAtgtgctgcccctgccaggcaaGTTATCTCAAAAGCCAAAGGTTTCGCCCCGGGCCAGCTGCTCCCTTCCCACAGAGAAACTCCTGACGTGTCACTTGCCTAGCAGAGAACCAGAACAGGGTGGCATGGTGAAGGGAGGGGAAGCTGAGATCATGGGCACTTCCATCTTCACATATCTCTTCATTATCCTCCTCACcggctgctctccagcaggatGTGCTGACGACGGAGGCTCTGCATCCCATGGTAAGTGAGCTTTCCTCCTGGCTCAGGGAGAAGGCTGGGTCTGGCAGGGGGGAGTGCCACAAAGGTTTGTAGGGGGCAGAGGTCCATGAAGGTCTGCAAGGGAGTGGAGAAGGATGCTGAGTGAGTCCTCCTTATGCTGAGCCTGCTTCCTCGGGGTGTGTTACACAAGTGTTGTACTGGGAGAGGTGTGCTGAGAGTGCAGGCAAACATGTAAAGGGTGGGAtgcctgtgtgtgcatgggggaaCTTCTCTGAGCTGCTGTTTATGCTCTTCTCTGTCCAACCCTGACCTTTCCTGTCCAGGCACAGCTGAAAGCGCAAAGAAACCTGTGCTGTTGAACAATACAGCGGATGTCAAAGCCTTCATCAGTGGCGCAGAGGTGGCAGTCATTGGATTCTTCCAGGTATGTTCAAACCACCTCCCTTTTTTTTGGTGTTAGCTGTAGCCTGGCCTGATGGGAG from Dromaius novaehollandiae isolate bDroNov1 chromosome 1, bDroNov1.hap1, whole genome shotgun sequence encodes the following:
- the ARHGDIB gene encoding rho GDP-dissociation inhibitor 2, producing the protein MTEKTQEPHVEEDDDELDGKLNYKPPPQKTLQELQELDKDDESLAKYKKSLLGDGPVVADPTAPNVVVTRLTLVCDSAPGPITMDLTGDLEALKKETFVLKEGVEYRVKIHFKVNRDIVSGLKYVQHTYRTGVKVDKATFMVGSYGPRPEEYEFLTPTEEAPKGMLARGTYHNKSFFTDDDKHDHLTWEWNLSIKKEWTE